A window of Halopelagius inordinatus genomic DNA:
CAGCGCGCGCAGTTCGTCGGTCTGAACGTCTGGCGCTACAAGCTGATGGCGTTCATCATCTCCGGCGGGTTCGCCGGTATCGCCGGGAGCCTGTTCACCATCCACGGGTCGTACGTCCCGCTTCAGTCGCTGTACTGGACCGAGTCCGGAGAAATCGTCATCATGACCGTCCTCGGCGGGGCGGCGTCGCTCTTCGGCCCGATTCTCGGCGCGGCGGTCTATCTCTACGTCGAGAACATCGTGAGCGGCATCCAGACGCTGCAGATTCCGCTCACCGACGTCGTCCTCCTCGACGACTTCGGGACGTACTGGCACCTCCTTTTGGGACTCGTGTTCGTCGTCGTCATCTGGTTCGCGCCGCGAGGCATCTGGGGGGCGATAACGGACGTCCGAACGTTCGTCTCCGACCGTCTCGGGGGTGACCGCCGATGAGTTCGGGACCGCTTCTCGAAACCGACGGCCTCGTCAAGGAGTTCGGCGGCCTCGTCGCCACCGACGACGTCAACCTCTCCGTCGAGTCGGGCGAACGCGTCTCGATAATCGGCCCGAACGGCGCGGGCAAATCGACGCTCATCAACCTCATCACGCGCCGACTCGACCCGACCGCGGGCGACATCCGGTTCAAAGGCGAGTCCATCGTCGGCTTGGAACCGCACCAGGTGGTCCAACGGGGGGTCTCGAAGTCGTTCCAGACCGCCTCGATCTTCCCGGACCTCACGGTCCGAGAGAACGCCGAAATCGCCTCTCTCGCCGCGGAACACGGCGAGTTCGGGCTGAACTTCCTCACGCACCGAAACAACCTCTCTGCGGTTCACGACCTCGCAGAGGAGACGCTCGACGACGTGGGCCTGTTGGACCGCGCCGACACCGAAGCGGCAGACCTGCCGTACGGCGACAAGCGCCGCCTCGAAATCGGTATCGCACTCGCCGCGGACCCCGACCTCCTCCTCATGGACGAACCCACCGCGGGGATGTCGCCGGAGGAGACCCAATCGACCGTCGAACTCGTCGAACGGGTCAAGCGGGAACGCGGCCTCACGTTCGTCCTCGTCGAACACGACATGGAGATCGTCTTCAGCGTCTCCGACCGCATCGTCGTCCTCAACCGAGGGCAAGTAATCGCCGAGGGGACGCCAGACGAGATTCGGGGGAATCCCGACGTCCAAGAGGCCTACCTCGGAGGGATGGAGATATGAGCCTGTTAGAACTCTCGGAGATAGACGCGTACTACGGTGAGAGCCACATCCTTCGGAACCTGTCGATGAACGTCGAGGAAGGCGAGATATGCGCCCTGCTCGGCCGCAACGGCGCGGGCAAGACGACGACGCTCCGGTCTATCGCCGGCGCGACGCCGCCGGACGTGCGAGACGGCGTCGTCCGGTTCAAAGGCGACGACATCACCGGCCGCACGGCCGAGGACGTCTCCATGCAGGGCATCTCCCTGGTTCCGGAGGAACGCCGCATCTTTCCGAACCTCACCGTCGCGGAGAACCTCCACCTCGCCGAGGTGGCCAGAAACACGTCCAACACGTGGAGGCGGTCGGTCGCCGTCGAACGCGAGGGACTCACCACGGACGAGGTGTACGCGCAGTTCCCCCGACTGGACGAACGGCGGACCCAACGGGCGGGGACGCTCTCGGGCGGGGAACAGCAGATGCTCGCCATCGCGCGCGCACTGAAGCAGAACACCGACCTGCTGTTGCTCGACGAACCGTACGAGGGTCTCGCGCCCAAGATCATCGAGGACGTAGAGGAGGCGGTCAGACGAATCAGCGACGCCGGGACGACCATCCTCCTCGTCGAACAGAACGCCGCGGCGGCGATACAACTCGCCGACCGCGCGTACATCATCGACCAAGGCGGAATCGTGTTCGACGGGAGTTCCGAGGAACTCCGCGCGGACGAAGAGACCCGCGAGCGGTATCTGGGGGTGTGACAGTGAGCACAGACGCGCCGTCGCCCGACGGCGGCCTCCCCGACCCGGAAGCGGTTCTGGATAGACTCGTCGAACTCGGGGCGGTGACCGAGAGCGAAGACGGGTCGCTCGCGACGACGAGCGAGTACGAGGACGTCCGCCGCGTCTACCACGACACGTACGCCGAGATGGACGACGACGGCGTCGAGTCGACGGTGGCGGACCTCTTCGGCGTCGAGAGAGCGGAGGCGGCGTCGCTTCTCGACGCCGGGGAAGTGACGAGAGCGGACGTCATCGCGTACCTCGCCGCGCGTTCGTTCGCCGACGGCGAACTCGACTCGCCGACTCTCGCCGTCGCGTCGGACCTCCTCGTCCGCATCGAACCCGAAACGCCGGTTCCGGAGGCGTTCGAGGAACTGACCGACGATTCGTACCGATCGTTCCTCGACTCGAACCCGGACGCGGTGGTGACCGTCTGGCGGCACCACTGCGACCCCTGCGAGGCGATGAAAGCGGACGTGCCCGAGATTCTCGACGCGGTTCCCGAGGGCGTCGCGACGGCCGGCCTCGACGGCCAAGACGCGCCCGCGTTCCGCCGCGAGTTCGGCGTCGACGCCGCCCCGGCGGTACTTCTCTTCTGTGACGGCGAACGCAGAGAGACGCTGACGGGACGCCGCCGCCCCGAGACGTTCGCGGACCGGTTCGCGGATGTCTTCGGCGACTCCTGAGTTCGGCGGTCTTCGGTCGGCTCTTTCCTTTTTCGACCGCTCGAATCGCAGAGAGCGTTCGCTCCGGCCGAACTGACGTGCGGAGAAACGGCCGGCGTCCGTCCGCGATTAGTCGACGCCGGTGACCATCACGGGTCGTTGCGCGCCGAGAACGACCGACTGCGTGACGCTCCCGAACAGCGCCTTTCCGGCGGGCGACCGCTTTCGCCCGCCGACGACGATGAGGTCCGCCTCCCCTCCGTCCGCGGTCCTCACGATGGCGTCCGCCGGGTCACCGCTCGACTCCTCTATCTCGCACTCGATCCCGTGTTCTTCGAGGTAGTCCGCCGCCTCGCGGACCGACTGGACCTGCGTCGCGGACGCACCGCTCGGGTTGTCGACGAACGTGTGGATGAGCGTCACCGACTTCTCTTCGACTCCGCCGGGGAGATTGACCACCTCTTCGACGCATCGAAGCGCGTGTTCCGCCTCGTCGTCGACACCGACTACCACGTGATACATACGCACAGATGTCCGCCCCCGCGGCTTAGTCTTTTGGGGGACGGCGCGGGGTTCGGTCGCCGAACCCCTCCGCGCTCAGGTCGCGTCCTCGACGACGTTCTCCGAGACGTAGACGACGAGGTAAAGCGGGATTCCCAACACGATGGCGATGGTGAGTGCGCCGTAGGCCGCAAAGCCGAGCGGCGTCGGCGGGAACGGAATCACGAAGAGGAATCTCGGCGCGCTGAGGTTCTCGACGAACGTGCCGACGAGGAATCCGGCGACGCCGGAGAAACAGACGAGCATCACGTAGAGCGCACCGACGAACCGTGGACCGTCGACGCCCGAGTCGCCGGACCGAGATGCGGACTCGCTCACGTTCGAATCTTCGGCCGACTCGGGTTAGTGGTTCCGTTCTCGCCGCCGGACACCGACGGCTCTTTGCCCTTCGACACTAACGCTGAGATATGTCCGACAAGGACCTCCTCGGCATCGTTCTCGCCGCCATCGCGGTGTTGATGCTCCTGACCGGCGTCGTCCTCATCATCTGACCGACGGCCGCTTTCTTCCGGATAGACGACTCTCGAAGCGACGCTACGGACTCGCTCGAAAGTCGGAAGAACAGTCGAGAAAACGAAGAGCGTCAGTTACTCTTCTGCGTCCGGCGTACTGCCGCCGTCGGTGAGAGCGGTCTCGTCTTCCTCGCCGCCGTCGGTGGCGATCGAGGTCTCCAGTTTGCGACTGAACCAGTCCCAATCGGAGGTGTAGAGGTTGTCCTCTTTGAGGTTCCACGGGTCGCCGTCCGTGATTTCCGGTCCTTCGAGCCACGACTGGACGATGTTGCCGACGAAGATGATCTGTCCGACCAAGAGCACGAACGCGCCGACAGTCGCGAGGAGGTGCAGGTCGGTGAACTGCGGCAGGTACGTCGCGTAGCGACGCGGCATGCCGCCGTAGCCGAGCAGGATCATCGCGAAGAACGTCAGGTTCGTCCCGATCATGGAGAGCCAGAAGTGCGCTTTCCCGAGCGTGCGCTGGTACATCCGTCCCGAGAAGAGGGGGAACCAGTAGTAGATTCCCGCGAACCCGGCGAAGGAGATGGCACCCATGACGATGTAGTGGAAGTGACCCACGACGTAGTAGGTGTCGTGAAGCACGAGGTCGACCGGAATCGACGCGAGGAAGACGCCGGTGACGCCGCCGATGATGAAGTTCGAGATGAACCCGATGCAGAACAGCATCGGCGTCGTGAGCCGAACGTTACCGTTCCACATCGTCGTTATCCAGTTGAACGTCTTCACCGCGGACGGTATGGCGATGGCCAAGGAGACGGCCATGAACGAGGCGCGGAGACGGGGGTCGATGCCCGTCGCGAACATGTGGTGCGCCCAGACGCCGAACGAGAGGACGCCGATAGCGAGCGTCGAGTAGACGACGAACTTGAATCCGAACAGCCGACGGCCGGCGAAGCGCGGCAACACGAGGCTGACGATGCCCATCGGCGGGAGCACCAACACGTACACCTCGGGGTGGCCGAAGAACCAGAAGATGTGTTGCCACAGTATCGCGCCGCCGCCGTCGTTGACGAAGAACGACGTCGCGAAGTTGCGGTCGAAGAGCAACATCAAGAGCGCGCTCCCGAGCAGGGGGAACGCAAAGAGGATGAGCCCCGACTGGGTGAGAATCGTCCACGAGAAGATGTCGAGGTTCGCCCACGACACTTCCTTCGCGCGTTCGGTGAAGATGGTCGCGATGAAGTTGATAGCGCCCATCGTCGCCGAGACACCCGTGAGGTGCAGTCCGAGAAGCATCAGGTCGACACCGGCGTTGGCCTGATTACCTTGGCCGATTCCCGCCGAAAGCGGCGTGTACATCGTCCATCCCGTCTGTGCCGGGATGACTTCCGGGATGGGGAAGAAGCCGGCCCAGATGAGTAACGCGCCCGGCGGCAGAAGCCAGAAGGCGATGGCGTTGATGCGCGGGAACGCCATGTCGTCGGCACCGATGAGAAGCGGGATGAAGTAGTTCGCGAACGCCGCGATGATGGGCGTCCCGAACAGGAAAAGCATCGTGATGCCGTGACTCGTCATCAGCGAGTTGTAGAAGGTGTTCGAGATGAGGGTCGCACCGGGGTCGGCGAGTTCGGCCCGCATCACCATCACCATCAACCCGCCCACCGCGAAGGCGATGAGTCCGTACGTTCCGTACAGGATACCGATGTCTTTGTGGTCGACTGTGGTCAGCCATCGGATGATTCCGGATGGCTTCTCTTGGTGGACTTCCTGCCCGTGTCCGCCGACGCCACCGCCGCCAGCCAGCGGCGTGTAGGTGCGCCAGTTCTCGATCCGCGCGAGCCACGCGGCGACGGCCACGAGGAAGACCCCCATGAGGACCGTCAGCGCTAACTGTCCGTTTATCTCCATGGGTGATTCTGAGGAACGGAGGGTAATGAAAGGTTCGGGTACGAGTCGCGAACGACGTCGCTACTGTCCGTCGGATTTGGTCGCGTCGGCGTCCGAAACGTGTGATTCATCGTCGGCCGACGGGTCGGATTCCGCGGTGTCGGTCTCCGATTCGTGCTCTGCCTCGTGAAGCGGAGTCGCCCCCGGAACCGTCGCCTGCCCCGGCAGGAAGACGGTCGAACCTTTCTCTGCCCCGGCGATGGCTTTTCCCGAGAGATACGTCAGTATCGCGAGCAGGACGAACGGGACGGCGAGCAGACCGAACTGCACCGCCATCGGGAAGAGTTCTGTGCCGAACGCCGGATACACCGCGAACCCGACGACGAAGAAGGCGATGATGAACAACGGAACGATGTTGACCGTCAGGTCCAACAGCGTCTCCTTGTCGAAGATTTTGTTCGCCATATAGCAGTGTCTCGGCGCCCCCGAATCAAATAGCTTGTTGGTTCGCTACCGTTCGAACCGATCGATCGCCTCGAACGTCAGTACGACGGCTCTCTCTCGTCGACGAACAGTTCTCCGACGACGCCGCCGACGAGGAGGATGACGCCCGCGGCGATGATGGCGTACCCGCGAGTCACGAGACTGACGTCCGTGAAAGCGATCACTCCGCCGAGAACGGAGAGAATCACCGAGAGGACGGCGAGCGCTCTCCACGGCGTCTTCGCGTATCCGGACTCGTGGGCCATTCCCGCGACGCTCCCGCTGAACAGGAGCAACCCCCCGACCGCGACGGGAAAGAGGTCGAACAGGATGCCGATCTCGGAGATGGGGATTCCGAGCGCGACGAACAGGGGCCACGGGCTGGCCATCCGGTACTGGTCTGAGAGCCCCGGCGTCTCGTCCATACCGGGCGTAGGTCACGCGGGGTAGAAAGCGCTTCGGAACGGTTCAGGGGACGCGGACGCCGTGGCGCGCGAGAAACTGCTCTACAGCCTGTATCTCCACCGGGCTCGCGATAATTCGACAGACACCGTCGGCGGGGAAGACGGTGACGGTGAACTCCGCTTCCAGTTCGTCTCGAACGTCCGCGAAGGAACTGCACGGGACGACTATCTCCGTACTGTCCCGAAAGGTGGAGGCATCCGCCATTCTGGTTCACTGCGTGGGTCGCGACTCCCGAGTATAATCGTGTCGAAGCGTGTCTCGCGCCCCCACGCACGCGCGAGTACCAAAACGGGGTCCGACCCGAAGGAACAGATTTTTCGACGCAGGTGGCAGAGGTGTAACCGATGGGACTGGAGGACGAGATCGAAGAACTCCGAGAGGAGATCTCGAGTACGCCATACAACAAGTCGACCGAGTCGCACATCGGCCGTCTGAAGGCGAAACTCGCCGAAAAGAAAGAGAAACTCGAGCAACAGTCCTCCAGCGGCGGCGGTCACGGATACGCGGTCGAGAAGACGGGCGACGTGACGGTCGCACTCGTCGGGTTCCCGAGCGTCGGGAAGTCGACGCTGATAAACGCCCTGACGAACGCGGACAGCGAGGTCGGCTCCTACGAGTTCACGACGCTGAACGTCAATCCGGGGATGCTCAAGCACAACGGTGCGAACATCCAGATTCTCGACGTTCCGGGTCTCATCGAGGGCGCGGCGGGCGGCCGCGGCGGCGGGAAGGAGGTTCTCTCCGTCGTCCGGACGGCCGACCTCGTCGTGTTCATGCTTTCGGTGTTCGAGATAGAGCGCTACGAACGCCTCCGTCACGAACTGTACGAGAACAAGATTCGACTCGACACGGAACGGCCGAGTCTCACCATCTCGAAGAAAGGCAAAGGCGGCATCCAAGTGACGACGACGGACGACGTCTCTCTCGACGAGGGCACGATAAAGGACGTCCTCAGAGAGCACGGCTACGTCAACGCCGACGTGACCGTCCGCGGCGACCCGACGATAGACGAACTCATCGACGGCATCATGGACAACAGGGTGTACCTCCCCTCCATGGTCACGGTCAACAAAGCCGATCTCATCGACCAAGACTACCTCCCGACGGTCGAGGAGAACCTCAGAGAGGTCGGTATCGACCCCGCCGAGGCCGTCTTCATCAGCGCCGAGGCCGAGAAAGGGCTCGACGCTCTCAAAGAGAAGATGTGGGAGAAACTCGGGCTCATCCGCATCTACATGGACAAACCCGGCCGGGGCACGGACTACGAGGAACCGCTCGTGCTCACAGAAGAGGAGAACACGGTCGACGACGCCCTCGACAGACTCGGCGGGTCGTTCGAGGACCGCTTCCGATTCGCGCGGGTGTCCGGTCCGAGCGCGAAACACGACGAACAACAGGTCGGACGCGACCACGAACTCAAAGACGAAGACGTCTTGCGCATCATCGCACAGCGGTGAGTCAGGGGCCGTGTCTCGACGCTCCGATCGGTCGGATACGGCGTCGGACCGAACGGCCGTCCTCGCCGTCCTCTCTCTTCTCGCGGTCCCGTGGTCGGTTCAGACGTTTCCCGGAGGGGACGAGACGCTCCTCTTCGCGTGGGGACTGTTGAACACGGCTCCCGTCGGGGTGACGACGCTCTTCGAGTTCCTGTTCGTCTACACGCGGGGTCTCCCCGACTTCATCGTCTCGTGGCCGGTGTCGGTCGCTTGTTACGCCGGTGCGGTCGCGAGTGCCGTCGTCGGGTGGCGTCGGGGACGCGAGGACCCGCGAGTCACGGGCGGCCTCCTCGTTCTCGCGGGCGTCGCGCAACTCTCTCTCGCGAGTGGGTTCTCGGCGCAACCGGGCCGGACGGCGTGGCCTCTCGGTACTCTCGCTCTCTGGACCGTCGCGTGGGTGGTGTACTGGCCGAGGGTGAGACGGCGGCGCGAGTGAGTCGCCCAAACCCCCTTGCGAGAGTGCGTCGGCGGCTTCCGCGTCCGGTACTCTTTTCGACGCTCCGGCCGACGTCACGCGTATGTCCGGAGTACTTGACCACGTGATGATGCGCGTCGAGGACCTCGACGAATCGCTCGACTGGTACCAGACGCACCTCGACTACGAGGAGAAGGGTCGATGGGAGGCCGAGACGTTCACGAACGTCTACCTCGGTCCCGAAGACGTCCACGAGGACGGTGCGGTCCTCGAACTGACGTACAACCACGACGACCGGTCGTACGAGATGGGCGACGCGTGGGGCCACATCGCCGTCCGAGTGCCCGAGGGCGAACTCGAAGAGGCGTACCAGAGTCTCATGGACGAGGGCGTCGACGACTACCGCGACCCCGAATCCTGCGGCGGGCGCTACGCGTTCGTCAAAGACCCGGACGGCCACGAGGTCGAAATCGTCCAACGCGACCAGGGCGCGCGGTGGAGCATCGACCACACGATGATGCGCGTCGAAGACGCGGACGAAGCCCTCGGCTTTTGGACGCGGAAGTTCGAGTACGAACACACCGGTCGCTGGGAGTCGGACTCCTTCGCGAACTACTTCGTAAAGCCCGAAGACGCCGCAGAAGAGGCGATGGCTGTCGAACTGACGTACAACTACGACGGCCGGAGCTACACGATGGGCGACGCGTGGGGACACGTCTGTGTCCGCGCCGACGACCTGAACGACTACTGGGAGACGCTGATGGAACGTGAGGGCGAAGACTACCGCGACCCCGAGTCCTGTGACAACCGCTACGCGTTCACGCGGGACCCCGACGGCCACGAGATAGAGGTTCTCGAACCCGACGACTGATCGTCCGGACCCGGCGTCGCCGAGCCGAAATCGCGGCTCGCGTGCGGTTCGACTCCGGCGGCGCATAGAACGACAAGGGATTTAATCCGAACGCGACATCGTTCCCCTATGCCCGGAGTTCTCTCTGACGCCCTCGCGTGGGTCGTCATCGCGACGTTCGTGGCCGGAGCGGTACTCGAACGGCGCGGCGACCGCCGCGCGCGACACGTCACCGTCGCCGCGTGGGTGGGCTTTGCGCTCTTTTGGCTGCAGTTGATCCCCCACTTCGCGTTCGTCCACAAAAGCTACATCGAGGGGTTCCTCTCGCTCGCCGCGGTGCCCGCGTGTCTCTACGCGGGCTATCTGCTCTACTCCGGCCGCACCACGCTGTTCGTTCTCTCGCGGGCCGTCGCCGTGATGGGGGCGGTGTACCTGCCGTTCGAGACGATTCCCGCGTTCGCGCTCTTCGGTTTCGACGTTCCGGCGCCGAGAGGCGTGTTGATGGAGACGGTCGCCGCACAGACCGGCTTCTTGGTCAACGCCCTCGGCTACCACCCCGAAGTCATCGTCGGCGAAGAGGGCTTTCTGAATACGTTTCTCTTCTACGACGGCGACCACCGGCTCAAAGTGTCGGTCGTTCTCGCGTGTACCGGCCTCGGGAGCATGACCATCTTCGCGGGCCTCATCGCCGCGGTGAAGGCTCCGCTCCGGCGGAAAATCCGCGCGCTGGCTATCGCTCTCCCCATCATCTACGCGCTCAACCTGCTTCGGACGACGTTCATCACCATCGCCTTCGGGAAGCAGTACTTCCAGTTCTTCGTCGACGAGATACTGCTGTTGTTCGGGTCGAGCGACCCCTACATGGTGTCGTTTTTCATCTCCGACCGAATCATCAGCCAACTGCTCGCCGTCGTCGCTCTCGTCGGCGTCACGTATCTCGTCGTCCGCGAACTGCCGGAACTGCTCACGGTGGTCGAAGACGTGCTGTTCATGCTCACCGGCGACGAGTACGACCTGAGAGAGGCCTTAGACGTAGAGGGCCAGGGGCTGAACCGCGGCGGAAGCGTCTGAGGAGTCGTCCGCGCACTCGTTCCGCTTGCAGTCTTCCGTCTACAGTTCGTTCTCCGAGACGACGTCGTCCGGTGCCCCGCCGAGCGTTCGCACCGCGTCGGCCTCCACGTGGTGGAGATCACCGGGAATCAAAAGCATCTGAAGCGGGTCGCCGAAGTCGCGTTCCGAGAGCGCAGAGAGTCGGTCCGCCGCCACCACGGCGTCGGGACTTCCGGCGCGGGCGACGACGACGCCGAGAACGTCGTCCCAGTCGCGGGCGAGTTCTCCGGCGGCGAAGTCGGCGGTCATGTACTCGCCGTACTCGTCGTCGGGACTCCCCGATCGGCCGTCAGCGACTTTGATGTCGAGGTACACGAGGGTGTGCAGTCCGCGCTCTCGGTTCGCGTCGATGGAGTCGACGACGCTCTGCGGGACGCCGTCGGCACCGTGCGCGTACGGGAACGGAAGCGTCACGGCCTTCCCGAAGCGGTAGTTCTGGAGTCCGGTGAGACTGCTGGCGGCCGACTGGGCGGTCACGCCGTGGACGACGCGGGTGTCGATACCGCGCTCTATCGCTCGGAGTCGAAGGTCGACGTGCGTCGTCGATATCATCGTATCCCCCGCCGTGAGGAAGGCGACGTCGCCCGCTTCCGCGGCGTCGAGTATCTCCTCTGGGCGCTGTTCGACGCCCTCTCGGTCCCGAACCTCGATGTCGACGTCGTGGTGCGACCGAAGTTCGTCGACCGTCGCACCGAGCAGTTTGCTGGTGTAGAACTCCGCGTAGGCGTGGTCGGCGTCGCGAAGTGCGTCTCGCCCTTCGACGGTAATCGACCGCTCGTCGTACAGGCCGAGTCCGATGAACGTGAGCATACGTGGTTTCCGCCGCGCCGGATGATAAACTGCCTGAAGCGGTCGGCGGATATCGCTCGCGTCGTACCCGCAGCGATCTCAGTCGGGAGAATAGACGATCGGAGACCGCACGCGCGCCTCGGTTCGGTCGCGACAGACCGGTCGCCGACGTCGTTCTCTCTCGAATGGACGACTCGCTGTCAGAGGTAGTCGCACCCCCACTCTGCCGTGGTATACTCTCGCGGCAACGCTCGTTTCGGATCCGGTGGTGTCCGGCTAAACTGCCGCATACGCTACTTAGAGCGCTCCTATTCCGGGGTAGCTCTCTCGGATTGGAATTATTTTTGAGTGACACATTCTCCGTAAATACACAAAACATATATTGTACCTGTTCAGTGTTTTGAGTACCCCTACCCATGGTGACATCATCGAGTATCGCCGTCCGATTCCACGCGCCAGCGTCGGAAGACCGGGACGCGAGAAAGAGGCTGTTGCCGACTTGCGACTTACCCAACTAAACATGACACGCAAACAAGATCAGTTCCGCGCGGTCATCCTGGCGGCGCTGATGGTTATGTCGGTTTTCGCCGGCACCATCGCGCTCTCTGGATCGGCTGCTGCGGCTGCTTCAGGCGGTTCTCTGGATCTCGGTTCCGGCAATGGCGCAAGCCACACGGCGGAATCGGGAACCTTGACAGATGTACAAGTTGATAGCGACGATAGCAATAACGCACCGGGCTTGTACGCCTTCGTTGACGAGAATGGAAACGGAGTGTACGACGCAGGTGAGGCAACTGCCAATAACCAATCCTACGTGGCTGCTGACACCACGGACATCAACCTCACTGATCTAGATGTTAGTGGTCTCGGTGATGGATCGTACCAGGTCTATGCCTTCGAGAACGAGTCTCTGAACACTGGTGACGATAGCTTCGATACGAGCACGGAGCTGGTCATCGACAATGATGAGAACAGTCTCGAATTCATCGACGCGGTCCAGTACGAAAACGACTCCTCGGCTGAAGTTGAAATAGTCTTCAACGAGGATATTGGAACGGTTCACGAGCTCAACATCACGAATGACGAGGAGAACCTGACCGAGTCTGGTTCCATTGATGTGACTGATGGTCGGATCACCGCTACTCTTGGTAGCGACCTCGTTACTGACGACCTTGAAGTCCAGTACAACGTTACTGATGCCGCAGGTAATGTTGTTGATACGACAACGGACGATGACGACGCAGAAGATGTAACGTTTGCGTCCACGACGGCTGTGGGCGGCGACGTCAATGCGTATAAGGGATCGAATGTTGCGATCGTCTCCGACTCGACCAACGTTGACGTTGAGGTCGAAGGTGACGAGAGCAGCTACCAGTTCTCCGGTTCTACTGGCGAAAATAGCAAGGTCTTCGTGTTCAACACGGAGAACCGCGATATCGACGAATACAACTACACCATCGATGATGGCAGCCAGGCCACCATCGACGTTCGCGACCTCGGTCTCTCGCTCGACGTAGACGACCAGAACATCACGACGGACGACTCCGTCGAGGGGACGGTCTCCGCGAACGCGGGCAACCGCCCGATCACGCTCCAGCTCTACGACTCGAACGACGACGAGTTCCAGGACGAAGTCACCGCTGACCTGAACGGTCAGGGTGAATACGAGTTCGCCGTCGGTGACTTCTCCGACGAGACGGGCTCGTACACGCTCGAAGTCGTCGACGACTACTCCGGCGTCACCCAGGAATCTTCGACGATCAACGTCGAAGAGGCCGGTGACGGCGAGGCCGACTTCAACCAGAGCGTCATCAGCAACGAGCGCGGTGACATCGTCGAGATTCCGGTGACGTTCGACAACACGGACGCCGGTACCGTCACGATCGGTAGTGAGGACGTCGGCTTCGAGGCCGACGTGGCAATCGAAGACGACGACGACGACGGCGAAGCCGTCATCCTCTTCGACACGTGGGCGGCGGCCGACGACTCGGCCTCCGCGAGTGACGTCTTCTCCGCCGAGGACGACGACGAAATCGACTTCGGAAACTCGGAGATCATCACCCCCGTCGACTCGCTCCTCGACGCGGGTGACTACGACCTCGAAGTCGGTGCAGAGGGCACCGACGACACCCAGAACGCCGCGACGCTCGTTCTCGAAGAGCGCAGCACCGAGAACGTGACCACGTGGACCGCACACGACAGTGTCTCGCTCAGCGACTACGACGACATCACCGAAGCGGTCGAGAACGGCGAACTGACGCAGGACGGCGACATCGCAGACGGTGACGTCGTCGTCGCACAGATCAGCGCGTCCGGCCTCGGCGGTCTCTACGAGGCAGAGGACGACAACATGTTCTTCGGCGCCGGTCAGCCGACGAACTTCACGGTCAACGAAACCTCCGCACCCGCGAACCGCGAAGCGTTCTCGCTGAACCTCTCTTCGGACAACGTCAAGAGCGTCGTCGGTGACGCCGAGAACGACACGTACTACGTCGTGTTCGACTCGGACAACGACGAGATTGGCGCGTACCGTCCGGGTAGCGACGATCCGGTCGACTTCGGTGACGAGGACACGCTGACGGCGAACTTCACCGTCTCCGAGGACACCGAACTCGCCGAGGACCAGCAGACCGTCGAAACTGACTTCGACCTCATCGAGGGCGAACACAGCCTCGACGACCCGTACAACGTCTCGAACGCCGCGGGTCAGATCGTCGAGGGCGAGTCCAACGTCGCTCCGGGTACGGAACTGCAGATCCGCATCCGTAGCGCC
This region includes:
- a CDS encoding VNG_1110C family protein; its protein translation is MADASTFRDSTEIVVPCSSFADVRDELEAEFTVTVFPADGVCRIIASPVEIQAVEQFLARHGVRVP
- a CDS encoding OBG GTPase family GTP-binding protein, translated to MGLEDEIEELREEISSTPYNKSTESHIGRLKAKLAEKKEKLEQQSSSGGGHGYAVEKTGDVTVALVGFPSVGKSTLINALTNADSEVGSYEFTTLNVNPGMLKHNGANIQILDVPGLIEGAAGGRGGGKEVLSVVRTADLVVFMLSVFEIERYERLRHELYENKIRLDTERPSLTISKKGKGGIQVTTTDDVSLDEGTIKDVLREHGYVNADVTVRGDPTIDELIDGIMDNRVYLPSMVTVNKADLIDQDYLPTVEENLREVGIDPAEAVFISAEAEKGLDALKEKMWEKLGLIRIYMDKPGRGTDYEEPLVLTEEENTVDDALDRLGGSFEDRFRFARVSGPSAKHDEQQVGRDHELKDEDVLRIIAQR
- a CDS encoding TIGR04206 family protein, whose product is MSRRSDRSDTASDRTAVLAVLSLLAVPWSVQTFPGGDETLLFAWGLLNTAPVGVTTLFEFLFVYTRGLPDFIVSWPVSVACYAGAVASAVVGWRRGREDPRVTGGLLVLAGVAQLSLASGFSAQPGRTAWPLGTLALWTVAWVVYWPRVRRRRE
- a CDS encoding VOC family protein, with the translated sequence MSGVLDHVMMRVEDLDESLDWYQTHLDYEEKGRWEAETFTNVYLGPEDVHEDGAVLELTYNHDDRSYEMGDAWGHIAVRVPEGELEEAYQSLMDEGVDDYRDPESCGGRYAFVKDPDGHEVEIVQRDQGARWSIDHTMMRVEDADEALGFWTRKFEYEHTGRWESDSFANYFVKPEDAAEEAMAVELTYNYDGRSYTMGDAWGHVCVRADDLNDYWETLMEREGEDYRDPESCDNRYAFTRDPDGHEIEVLEPDD
- the artA gene encoding archaeosortase A, whose protein sequence is MPGVLSDALAWVVIATFVAGAVLERRGDRRARHVTVAAWVGFALFWLQLIPHFAFVHKSYIEGFLSLAAVPACLYAGYLLYSGRTTLFVLSRAVAVMGAVYLPFETIPAFALFGFDVPAPRGVLMETVAAQTGFLVNALGYHPEVIVGEEGFLNTFLFYDGDHRLKVSVVLACTGLGSMTIFAGLIAAVKAPLRRKIRALAIALPIIYALNLLRTTFITIAFGKQYFQFFVDEILLLFGSSDPYMVSFFISDRIISQLLAVVALVGVTYLVVRELPELLTVVEDVLFMLTGDEYDLREALDVEGQGLNRGGSV
- the dph5 gene encoding diphthine synthase — its product is MLTFIGLGLYDERSITVEGRDALRDADHAYAEFYTSKLLGATVDELRSHHDVDIEVRDREGVEQRPEEILDAAEAGDVAFLTAGDTMISTTHVDLRLRAIERGIDTRVVHGVTAQSAASSLTGLQNYRFGKAVTLPFPYAHGADGVPQSVVDSIDANRERGLHTLVYLDIKVADGRSGSPDDEYGEYMTADFAAGELARDWDDVLGVVVARAGSPDAVVAADRLSALSERDFGDPLQMLLIPGDLHHVEADAVRTLGGAPDDVVSENEL